From Deltaproteobacteria bacterium, one genomic window encodes:
- a CDS encoding ankyrin repeat domain-containing protein, with amino-acid sequence MPSIRKAGVRTISPVLAAVFVDDAKALRVAIDKGEPIDERDGEGRTPLCHALVDGRTSLVRALLAAGADPNAIDGKGETPLHLAVRHHRGNEARLLLQRGALVDAQDGNGNTPLWRAVFAHQGNEELISLLLENGASPDRANRDGVSPRSLAESVADPEVRHLFDQDLAMVPAFPAKRKR; translated from the coding sequence ATGCCCAGCATCCGGAAGGCCGGAGTCCGGACCATCTCGCCGGTCCTTGCAGCCGTGTTCGTCGACGACGCCAAGGCGCTCCGCGTGGCCATCGACAAGGGCGAGCCCATCGACGAGCGCGACGGCGAGGGGCGCACGCCGCTCTGCCACGCGCTCGTGGACGGCCGCACCTCGCTCGTTCGCGCGCTGCTCGCCGCCGGCGCCGACCCGAACGCCATCGACGGCAAGGGCGAGACGCCGCTGCACCTCGCCGTGCGCCACCACCGCGGCAACGAGGCGCGGCTGCTCTTGCAGCGCGGCGCGCTCGTCGACGCCCAGGACGGCAATGGCAACACCCCGCTGTGGCGCGCGGTGTTCGCGCACCAGGGCAACGAGGAGCTCATCTCGTTGCTCCTCGAGAATGGCGCCAGCCCGGATCGCGCGAACCGCGACGGCGTCTCGCCGCGCTCACTGGCCGAGTCGGTGGCCGACCCCGAGGTGCGCCACCTCTTCGACCAGGACCTCGCCATGGTTCCGGCGTTCCCGGCCAAGAGGAAGCGCTAA
- a CDS encoding 16S/23S rRNA (cytidine-2'-O)-methyltransferase: protein MSESGEYVGRGGLKLEAALKLLGGGERIQNARAVDIGASTGGFTECLLRHGAKQVTAIEVGHDQLHEKLRNDARVVNLERTNFKTVSLKVAPGPFDYFVIDVSFVAARTMLRPLAFRLRPGAEGVILVKPQFELPDAFVHEGQVKSEKLRSWALQRVRKKGIELGFRLLKQADSPVQLESGTVELLTRWRYDGPTAKLKGEDKKPAHVPSTSPSQKPKFQAPKGKPHHASTSAPMPEKKPAPALPFETPALPPRPQKPAKRPWKPKKR, encoded by the coding sequence ATGTCGGAATCGGGCGAGTACGTCGGGCGCGGCGGATTGAAGCTGGAGGCCGCGCTCAAGCTGCTGGGCGGCGGTGAGCGCATCCAGAACGCGCGCGCCGTCGACATCGGCGCATCGACCGGCGGCTTCACCGAGTGCCTCTTGCGCCACGGCGCGAAGCAGGTCACGGCCATCGAAGTGGGCCACGACCAGCTCCACGAGAAGCTCCGCAACGATGCGCGCGTGGTCAATCTGGAGCGCACCAACTTCAAGACCGTGTCGCTCAAGGTCGCGCCCGGGCCGTTCGACTACTTCGTCATCGACGTCTCGTTCGTGGCCGCGCGCACCATGCTCCGGCCGCTCGCGTTCCGGCTTCGGCCCGGCGCGGAGGGCGTGATCCTGGTCAAGCCGCAGTTCGAGCTCCCCGACGCCTTCGTGCACGAGGGCCAGGTGAAGAGCGAGAAGCTGCGCAGCTGGGCGCTCCAGCGCGTGCGCAAGAAGGGCATCGAGCTCGGCTTCCGCTTGCTCAAGCAGGCCGACTCACCCGTGCAGCTCGAGAGCGGCACCGTGGAGCTGCTCACCCGCTGGCGCTACGACGGCCCCACCGCGAAGCTCAAGGGCGAGGACAAGAAGCCCGCGCACGTGCCGTCGACTTCGCCGTCGCAGAAGCCGAAGTTCCAGGCGCCGAAGGGCAAGCCGCATCACGCGTCGACGTCGGCGCCGATGCCGGAGAAGAAGCCCGCGCCGGCGCTGCCGTTCGAGACACCCGCGCTGCCGCCTCGGCCGCAGAAGCCGGCGAAGCGGCCGTGGAAGCCGAAGAAGCGCTGA
- a CDS encoding class I SAM-dependent methyltransferase produces the protein MFARGGPTFLELMRQALSSTDKGYDLLAPKFELTPFRTPDAVLNAAVPVLGNDRSIARAVDLCCGTGAGLKLLRPLCRDEVVGIDRSQGMLAEARTRLSGPGAPLVLVRGDVLDSPFRDAFDLATCFGAFGHILEEDEPRFVKSVHALLKPGGRFAFYTAHKPKLTNPGLWLAKGFNAAMRVRNALIHPPFIMYYLTFLLDRATTLLEAAGFDVSVHENLPPPPFNRLVLVVATKR, from the coding sequence GTGTTCGCACGCGGCGGCCCGACCTTTCTGGAGTTGATGCGCCAGGCCCTGTCCTCCACGGACAAGGGCTACGACCTGCTCGCGCCCAAGTTCGAGCTCACGCCCTTCCGCACGCCCGACGCGGTGCTCAACGCGGCCGTCCCGGTGCTCGGCAACGATCGCTCCATCGCGCGCGCGGTGGACCTCTGCTGCGGCACCGGCGCGGGGCTCAAGCTCCTGCGGCCGCTCTGTCGCGACGAGGTCGTCGGCATCGATCGCTCGCAGGGCATGCTCGCCGAGGCACGGACGCGGCTCTCGGGTCCGGGCGCGCCGCTGGTGCTCGTGCGCGGCGACGTGCTGGATTCGCCGTTCCGAGATGCCTTCGACCTGGCGACGTGCTTCGGCGCGTTCGGCCACATCCTCGAAGAGGACGAGCCGCGCTTCGTGAAGAGCGTGCACGCCCTGCTCAAGCCGGGCGGGCGCTTCGCCTTCTACACCGCGCACAAGCCGAAGCTGACGAACCCCGGCCTCTGGCTCGCCAAGGGCTTCAACGCGGCCATGCGGGTGCGGAACGCGCTCATCCACCCGCCGTTCATCATGTACTACTTAACCTTCTTGTTAGATCGCGCGACGACGCTGCTGGAGGCCGCGGGCTTCGACGTGAGCGTGCACGAGAACCTGCCGCCGCCGCCGTTCAACCGGCTGGTGCTGGTGGTGGCCACCAAGCGCTGA
- a CDS encoding aryl-sulfate sulfotransferase: MRLQLAAAVFLLAACSGGRAGSTSGSASSTSSGSSSGSGSASSSSGSSTGSSGSSGGLTLVDCDVDGGPACAGPVASFNGANVAQDPNDTLAAEVYGLASGAASVTVLYQLDGGPVEQTPAFQPSVRPLPVLGLQASSRYAMQVLATADDGSVGRSPILQLSSGVLPAAADPSFSVTATGAYQPGYVLIGKLPLNPTQSSTAGVVVDRSGRVVWYAECPTSLYGDFEKQLDHSYSLGCFTATSTFLASITTVWQVVDPLSQVTGYFTVPDNDGGTDNHEFSYLPDHDVLMIGETGQQLDTTAYGGQPNTTVVEQTLWRIHPDGGVVFFWNAFDHTDLGNVSPVYGSVGNNPLDASHINAFSQAADGNYLVSLREMNQVMKIDASTGAVIWTLGAAGDFTFLSDPLLGFSGQHDVREVAPDDLLFFDDGDAHTPPQSRAVEYKLSFKPDGGPDAATLIWSYQPPPASSGTPQFAFALGSTQRLPNGDTLVCSGTLSRVDEVDPMGNVVWSLVDTEPGFGFFRARWLDTLY; this comes from the coding sequence TTGAGGCTGCAGCTCGCCGCCGCCGTGTTCCTGCTCGCTGCGTGCAGCGGTGGACGCGCGGGCTCCACCAGCGGGAGCGCGTCGTCCACGTCATCGGGAAGCTCGAGCGGGAGCGGCTCTGCGTCGAGCTCGAGCGGCTCGAGCACCGGCAGCTCCGGCTCGTCGGGCGGGCTCACGCTGGTGGACTGCGACGTCGACGGCGGCCCGGCGTGTGCCGGTCCCGTGGCGAGCTTCAACGGCGCCAACGTCGCCCAGGACCCCAACGACACGCTCGCGGCCGAGGTCTATGGCCTTGCGAGCGGAGCCGCTTCGGTCACCGTGCTCTACCAGCTCGACGGCGGCCCGGTGGAGCAGACGCCTGCGTTCCAACCGAGCGTTCGGCCCTTGCCGGTGCTCGGCCTGCAGGCCTCGTCGAGGTACGCGATGCAGGTGCTGGCCACCGCTGACGACGGCAGCGTGGGCCGAAGCCCGATCTTGCAGCTCTCCTCCGGCGTGCTGCCCGCGGCGGCAGATCCGTCGTTCAGCGTCACCGCGACCGGCGCGTACCAGCCGGGCTACGTGCTCATCGGCAAGCTGCCGCTGAACCCCACGCAGTCGTCCACCGCCGGTGTGGTGGTGGATCGCAGCGGCCGCGTGGTCTGGTACGCGGAGTGCCCCACCTCGCTCTACGGCGACTTCGAGAAGCAGCTCGACCACAGCTACTCCCTGGGCTGCTTCACCGCGACCAGCACCTTCCTCGCGAGCATCACCACCGTGTGGCAGGTGGTGGATCCGCTCAGCCAGGTCACGGGCTACTTCACCGTGCCGGACAACGATGGCGGCACCGACAACCACGAGTTCAGCTACCTCCCGGATCACGACGTCTTGATGATCGGCGAGACCGGCCAGCAGCTGGACACCACCGCGTACGGCGGCCAGCCGAACACCACGGTGGTGGAGCAGACGCTCTGGCGCATCCACCCGGACGGCGGGGTGGTCTTCTTCTGGAACGCGTTCGACCACACCGACCTGGGCAACGTGAGCCCGGTCTACGGCAGCGTGGGCAACAACCCGCTCGACGCCTCGCACATCAACGCCTTCTCCCAGGCCGCCGACGGCAACTACCTGGTGAGCCTGCGCGAGATGAACCAGGTGATGAAGATCGACGCGTCGACGGGCGCCGTGATCTGGACGCTCGGCGCCGCCGGGGACTTCACCTTCCTGAGCGATCCGCTGCTCGGCTTCTCGGGCCAGCACGACGTGCGCGAGGTGGCCCCGGACGATCTGCTCTTCTTCGACGACGGCGACGCGCACACGCCGCCCCAGAGCCGCGCCGTGGAGTACAAGCTGAGCTTCAAGCCCGACGGCGGCCCCGACGCGGCGACCTTGATTTGGTCGTATCAGCCGCCACCCGCGAGCAGCGGCACGCCGCAGTTCGCGTTCGCGCTCGGCTCCACCCAGCGCCTGCCCAACGGCGACACGCTCGTCTGCTCGGGCACGCTCTCGCGCGTGGACGAGGTGGACCCCATGGGCAACGTGGTGTGGTCGCTCGTGGATACCGAGCCGGGCTTCGGCTTCTTCCGCGCCCGCTGGCTCGACACGCTCTACTGA
- a CDS encoding carboxypeptidase regulatory-like domain-containing protein: MHSITRAFAAAALLALAACSGTSSSSSSSSSGSSASSSSSSSGSSSGSGSSGSASTGSSGSSSSGSSGGSSGTPADWSCLGHEVAPVPTSSSTPFTAVYADPRTGPQAGLQVKLCHVADTTCANPDDTGTTDSTGTVTLTAPLAGAAYVGYLDAVDPSGNTPELLVYPRPFVSDPNLAVEAVGFGDFNTLAALIGTQDFATHGALDGRITDCSGARVVGATASLSPTDANTHLYYVYGVLPSTSQPDTDASGQYLAINVPPGTSVQATAFLADGGVTAVNTVMVKAGAVTAVDAAPNQ, translated from the coding sequence ATGCACTCCATCACGCGGGCGTTCGCCGCGGCCGCGCTGCTCGCGCTGGCGGCTTGCTCGGGCACGAGCTCCAGCAGCTCGTCGTCCAGCTCCGGCAGCAGCGCGTCCAGCAGCAGCTCGTCGTCGGGGAGCTCGAGCGGCTCGGGCTCCAGCGGAAGCGCGTCGACGGGAAGCTCGGGAAGCTCGAGCTCGGGCTCCAGCGGCGGCAGCTCGGGCACGCCCGCGGACTGGAGCTGTCTCGGCCACGAGGTCGCGCCCGTTCCCACCAGCTCGAGCACGCCGTTCACCGCGGTCTACGCCGATCCGCGCACGGGCCCGCAAGCCGGCTTGCAGGTGAAGCTCTGCCACGTCGCGGACACCACCTGCGCCAACCCGGACGACACGGGCACCACCGATTCCACGGGCACCGTCACGCTCACCGCGCCGCTCGCAGGGGCCGCGTACGTGGGCTACCTGGACGCGGTGGACCCGAGCGGCAACACGCCCGAGCTGCTCGTCTACCCGCGGCCGTTCGTGAGCGATCCCAACCTCGCGGTGGAGGCGGTGGGCTTCGGCGACTTCAACACCCTGGCCGCGCTCATCGGCACCCAGGATTTCGCCACCCACGGCGCGCTCGACGGCCGCATCACCGACTGCTCGGGCGCGCGCGTGGTGGGCGCCACCGCGTCGCTCAGTCCCACCGACGCGAACACGCATCTCTATTACGTCTACGGCGTGCTGCCCTCGACCTCCCAGCCGGACACCGACGCGAGTGGGCAATACCTGGCCATCAACGTCCCGCCGGGCACGTCGGTCCAGGCCACGGCCTTCCTCGCCGACGGTGGGGTGACCGCGGTGAACACGGTGATGGTCAAGGCCGGCGCGGTCACCGCCGTGGACGCCGCTCCGAACCAGTAG
- a CDS encoding FAD-dependent oxidoreductase: MSQGSSIVPVVIVGGGFAGAAMAYHLLQRAPSELPIVLVERGPRVGRGVAFSAEHPLLRLNVPASRMSLDPAKPDDFVTWAGVPSTPNVFLPRARYAAYVQERLQQASRDRPLSVVRGDAIDVRDHAVHLADGRRIEGSAVVLATGLGAPSRPAALVGARVIDAWDEAEVAAIPSAARVLLVGSGLTALDALVLLRSRGHAGEVTMLSRRGLLPRPHLEPWRPASPLPESVLAAAPATLRGLLRWGRTWVREAGVPWQLAVDALRPHLPRFWRSLSPADRVRFVRRVRPFWEVLRHRAPSELLALTDSGLRRLQGRLVRARDGEAAVDVELQLRDGVHRERFDAVVVCTGPALERLDEVQPLVRALVSSGTAVRDPAGLGLETDEGGALLEPSGQPSSWLFGLGAMRRASRWETTSVPEIASHARALAERLLAARGVR; the protein is encoded by the coding sequence ATGTCGCAGGGAAGCTCCATCGTGCCCGTGGTGATCGTCGGCGGCGGCTTTGCCGGTGCAGCGATGGCGTATCACCTGCTGCAGCGCGCGCCGTCGGAGCTGCCGATCGTGCTCGTGGAGCGCGGGCCACGGGTGGGCCGCGGGGTGGCTTTTTCGGCGGAGCATCCGCTCCTGCGGCTCAACGTCCCGGCTTCGCGGATGAGCCTGGATCCGGCCAAGCCCGATGACTTTGTCACCTGGGCCGGCGTCCCGAGCACGCCGAATGTCTTCCTGCCGCGCGCGCGATACGCGGCGTACGTGCAGGAGCGCTTGCAGCAGGCGTCGCGCGATCGTCCGTTGAGTGTGGTCCGCGGCGATGCCATCGACGTCCGGGATCACGCCGTGCACCTCGCGGACGGCCGCCGCATCGAAGGCTCTGCGGTCGTTCTTGCCACGGGGTTGGGCGCGCCAAGCCGACCCGCTGCGCTCGTCGGCGCACGGGTGATCGATGCCTGGGACGAGGCGGAGGTGGCCGCGATTCCGTCGGCCGCGCGCGTGCTGCTCGTGGGCTCCGGGCTGACCGCACTGGACGCGCTGGTGCTCCTGCGCTCGCGCGGCCACGCGGGCGAGGTCACCATGCTCTCGCGACGCGGGCTCTTGCCGCGGCCGCACCTCGAGCCCTGGCGTCCGGCGTCGCCGCTGCCGGAGAGTGTGCTCGCCGCCGCGCCCGCCACGCTGCGCGGCCTGCTTCGCTGGGGCCGGACATGGGTTCGCGAAGCGGGCGTGCCCTGGCAGCTCGCGGTGGACGCGCTCCGGCCGCACCTGCCGCGGTTCTGGCGCTCGCTCTCGCCGGCAGATCGGGTTCGCTTCGTGCGCCGCGTGCGGCCGTTCTGGGAGGTGCTTCGCCACCGCGCGCCGAGCGAGCTCCTCGCGCTCACGGATTCCGGACTTCGGCGACTCCAGGGCCGGCTCGTGCGCGCGAGAGATGGGGAGGCGGCCGTGGACGTCGAGCTCCAGCTCCGCGACGGCGTACACCGCGAGCGCTTCGACGCCGTGGTGGTCTGCACCGGCCCGGCGCTCGAGCGGCTCGACGAAGTGCAGCCGCTCGTGCGCGCGCTCGTGAGCTCGGGGACCGCGGTGCGCGATCCTGCGGGGCTCGGGCTCGAAACCGACGAGGGCGGGGCGCTGCTCGAGCCAAGCGGCCAGCCGTCGAGCTGGCTCTTCGGGCTGGGGGCGATGCGAAGGGCGTCGAGGTGGGAGACGACTTCGGTGCCCGAGATCGCCTCGCACGCGCGCGCGCTCGCCGAGCGGCTCCTCGCCGCGCGCGGTGTACGCTAG
- the cysC gene encoding adenylyl-sulfate kinase, with product MVRRDERELLLGQKGLAVWMTGLSGAGKTTLARAVERRLHDSGRLAAVLDGDVLRAGLNANLGFSDADRAENIRRVAETARLLVSHGVIVVVATISPTENLRALARGIVGEADLLEVFVHCPLEVCERRDVKGLYRRARSGELSGFTGVSAPFDAPAAPALTLHTESLSIDQAAGALLEAIAARATR from the coding sequence GTGGTGCGCCGCGACGAGCGCGAGCTGCTGCTCGGACAAAAGGGCCTCGCGGTGTGGATGACCGGGCTCTCGGGCGCGGGCAAGACCACGCTGGCGCGCGCGGTGGAGCGGCGGCTTCACGATTCCGGGCGCCTCGCTGCGGTGCTCGACGGGGACGTCCTGCGCGCGGGCCTCAACGCCAACCTCGGCTTCAGCGACGCCGACCGCGCCGAGAACATCCGCCGCGTGGCCGAGACCGCGCGCCTGCTCGTGAGTCACGGCGTGATCGTGGTGGTGGCGACGATCTCGCCCACCGAGAATTTGCGCGCGCTGGCTCGCGGCATCGTCGGCGAGGCCGACCTGTTGGAGGTCTTCGTGCACTGCCCGCTGGAGGTGTGCGAGCGCCGCGACGTGAAGGGCCTCTACCGCCGCGCCCGCTCGGGCGAGCTCTCCGGCTTCACCGGCGTGAGCGCACCCTTCGATGCACCTGCCGCACCTGCGCTGACGCTTCATACCGAATCGCTCTCCATCGACCAGGCTGCGGGTGCGCTCCTCGAGGCGATTGCCGCGCGAGCCACCCGCTGA
- the cysD gene encoding sulfate adenylyltransferase subunit CysD — protein MSGAPLNDRLTHLRALESESIQIIREVAAETAKPVLLYSIGKDSGVLLHLARKAFHPGPLPFPLLHIDTTWKFREMIAFRDRYTRELGLTLQVHTNRAAVAEGINPLDHDSRRYTHAMKTVALLQALEQGGYDAAFGGARRDEEKSRAKERVCSFRNAAGQWDPRNQRPELWDLYNCRLDKGESVRVFPLSNWTELDVWHYVWQEKLPVVPLYFAAERPIVERDGNLIMVDDARLRLRPGEVPAMRRVRFRTLGCYPLTGAIESSATTVPEIIAEMLHSRMSERQGRLIDHDEEGSMEVKKREGYF, from the coding sequence ATGTCCGGTGCCCCCTTGAACGATCGCCTCACCCACCTGCGCGCGCTGGAGTCGGAGAGCATCCAGATCATCCGCGAGGTGGCGGCCGAGACCGCGAAGCCGGTGCTGCTCTACAGCATCGGCAAGGACTCGGGCGTGCTGCTCCACCTCGCGCGCAAGGCGTTCCACCCCGGGCCGCTGCCGTTCCCGCTGCTGCACATCGACACCACCTGGAAGTTCCGCGAGATGATCGCCTTCCGCGATCGCTACACGCGCGAGCTCGGGCTCACGCTGCAGGTGCACACCAACCGGGCCGCGGTCGCCGAGGGCATCAACCCGCTCGACCACGACAGCCGGCGTTACACCCACGCCATGAAGACCGTGGCCCTGCTGCAGGCGCTCGAGCAGGGCGGCTACGACGCGGCGTTCGGTGGCGCGCGCCGCGACGAGGAGAAGTCGCGCGCGAAGGAGCGGGTGTGCTCGTTCCGCAACGCCGCCGGCCAGTGGGATCCGCGCAACCAGCGGCCCGAGCTCTGGGACCTCTACAACTGCCGGCTCGACAAGGGCGAGAGCGTGCGCGTCTTTCCGCTCTCCAATTGGACCGAGCTCGATGTGTGGCACTACGTCTGGCAGGAGAAGCTGCCGGTGGTGCCGCTCTACTTCGCCGCCGAGCGCCCCATCGTGGAGCGCGACGGAAATTTAATCATGGTCGACGACGCGCGGCTGCGGCTGCGGCCCGGCGAAGTGCCGGCGATGCGACGCGTGCGCTTCCGCACCCTGGGCTGCTACCCGCTCACCGGCGCCATCGAGTCCAGCGCGACGACGGTGCCGGAGATCATCGCGGAGATGCTGCACAGCCGCATGTCGGAGCGGCAAGGCCGCCTCATCGATCACGACGAGGAAGGCTCGATGGAAGTGAAGAAGCGCGAGGGCTACTTCTGA
- a CDS encoding sulfate adenylyltransferase: MAVERETADADTLDALRARDEAEVLRLVVVGSVDDGKSTLIGRLLYETGGLFEDQIAQVRRASRLGGELDFSLFTDGLRDEREQRITIDVAYRFFSTHKRHFIIADTPGHEQYTRNMATGASTAELAVILLDARLGVLPQSRRHAAIAGLLGIPRLAVAVNKMDLVGHDAAVFDAHTRALGEFASKLGFEEVRYFPVVAPQGDNLVQRSARMDWYRGPTLLEYLESVPVGRRAPQRPFRFPVQSVLRPDASYRGLAGRIVSGRVAVGDAVQVLPSGRRTTIAAIDTFEGALSHAFAPMSVTLRLAEEIDAGRGSVLASPDALPKVAERLEATLVWLSEKPLDVTRGYLVKHGARLASTRIEQVQARVELATLEEKSAPTLQLNDIGRVAMQCHPGLIFDPYATDRATGAFILIDAITNATVAAGTLLGVQSAPAPEALQSRVSAEARAQRLGHAAAVVELGAGRREQAYALEAALFDAGVAAVVVDDARAALACARAGLVALVADELPTSTRQLLADALGARLIDARVAADPLALVRAAIR, translated from the coding sequence ATGGCCGTCGAGCGCGAGACCGCCGATGCCGACACGCTCGACGCGCTCCGCGCGCGCGACGAGGCCGAGGTGCTGCGGCTCGTCGTCGTGGGCTCGGTGGACGACGGCAAGTCCACGCTCATCGGCCGGCTGCTCTACGAGACCGGCGGGCTCTTCGAGGATCAGATCGCGCAGGTGCGGCGCGCGTCGCGGCTGGGCGGAGAGCTCGACTTCTCGCTCTTCACCGATGGCCTCCGCGACGAGCGCGAGCAGCGCATCACCATCGACGTGGCCTATCGTTTCTTCTCGACCCATAAGCGTCACTTCATCATCGCGGACACGCCTGGCCACGAGCAGTACACGCGCAACATGGCCACGGGCGCGTCGACGGCGGAGCTCGCGGTCATCCTGCTCGACGCGCGGCTCGGCGTGCTGCCGCAGAGTCGACGCCACGCGGCGATTGCCGGGCTGCTGGGCATCCCGCGGCTGGCGGTGGCCGTGAACAAGATGGATCTCGTGGGCCACGACGCCGCCGTGTTCGACGCGCACACGCGGGCGCTCGGCGAGTTCGCGAGCAAGCTGGGCTTCGAGGAGGTTCGGTACTTCCCCGTGGTCGCGCCCCAGGGCGACAACCTGGTGCAGCGCAGCGCGCGCATGGACTGGTACCGCGGGCCGACGCTGCTCGAGTACCTGGAGTCGGTGCCCGTGGGCCGGCGCGCGCCGCAGCGGCCGTTCCGATTTCCGGTGCAGAGCGTGCTCCGGCCGGATGCGTCGTATCGCGGACTCGCGGGGCGCATCGTCTCCGGGCGCGTGGCCGTGGGCGATGCAGTGCAGGTGCTGCCGTCGGGTCGGCGGACGACGATCGCGGCCATCGACACGTTCGAGGGAGCCCTGTCGCACGCGTTCGCGCCGATGTCGGTGACGCTGCGGCTGGCCGAGGAGATCGACGCCGGTCGCGGCTCGGTGCTCGCGTCGCCCGATGCGCTGCCGAAGGTCGCGGAGCGGCTCGAGGCCACGCTGGTGTGGCTCTCGGAGAAGCCGCTCGATGTCACCCGCGGATATCTGGTGAAGCACGGCGCGCGGCTCGCGTCGACACGCATCGAGCAGGTGCAGGCGCGCGTGGAGCTGGCCACGCTCGAGGAGAAGTCCGCGCCGACGCTGCAGCTCAACGACATCGGCCGGGTGGCGATGCAGTGCCACCCGGGATTGATCTTCGATCCCTACGCGACCGATCGCGCGACGGGCGCGTTCATCCTCATCGATGCCATCACCAACGCCACCGTGGCCGCGGGCACGCTGCTCGGCGTGCAATCGGCGCCGGCACCTGAGGCGCTGCAGAGTCGCGTGAGCGCCGAGGCTCGCGCGCAGCGGCTGGGGCACGCGGCGGCGGTGGTGGAGCTCGGCGCGGGTCGGCGCGAGCAGGCCTACGCGCTCGAGGCAGCGCTGTTCGATGCGGGCGTCGCGGCCGTGGTGGTGGACGACGCGCGCGCCGCGCTGGCCTGTGCGCGCGCGGGCCTGGTGGCGCTCGTCGCCGACGAGCTGCCCACCTCCACGCGCCAATTGCTCGCGGACGCGCTCGGCGCGCGGCTCATCGACGCGCGTGTGGCCGCGGATCCGCTGGCGCTCGTGCGCGCAGCGATTCGCTAG
- a CDS encoding type III polyketide synthase → MPRREHSLGAVLAGFRPVELQPPLPQRWLLDHTAHLMAVSRCARDGLHDDRSFQLALDDVRKQVQRYGVSPEIIAQRQATVLPAFEPGKVPEHALHGIFGSLREKPAGPGLDVRLARYRELVDAYLAAHYPASLAPPDDLIHVSTTGYLLPSPVQRAVAARGWSTVVTHSYHMGCYGAFPAVRTAVGLLAAGQLGDPPKTRVDLVHAEAASLHLDPTLATPGNLVTSTLFGDGFITYSALTEAHARANGVHGLRVVAMHESLIPDSAEDMKLTPGPHQFDMHLSLRVPIKIRDGILPFVRELCRKGGRDFDAEREQFTFAIHAGGTKILQVAAEALGVDLARMEHGTRVLREHGNMASATVPYIWNDVVNDARIAPGTPVISASFGPGLTVTGALLEKI, encoded by the coding sequence ATGCCTCGTCGCGAACACAGCCTGGGCGCCGTGCTCGCCGGTTTCCGGCCGGTGGAGCTCCAGCCGCCGCTGCCGCAGCGCTGGCTGTTGGATCACACCGCGCACCTGATGGCCGTCTCGCGCTGCGCCCGCGACGGGCTCCACGACGACCGCTCGTTCCAGCTCGCGCTCGACGACGTCCGCAAGCAGGTGCAGCGCTATGGGGTCTCGCCGGAGATCATCGCCCAGCGTCAGGCCACGGTTCTGCCGGCGTTCGAGCCGGGCAAGGTCCCCGAGCACGCGCTGCACGGCATCTTCGGCTCACTGCGCGAGAAGCCTGCCGGCCCCGGGCTCGACGTGCGCCTGGCGCGCTACCGGGAGCTGGTGGACGCGTACCTCGCGGCGCACTACCCGGCCTCGCTCGCGCCTCCCGACGATCTGATTCACGTGAGCACCACCGGCTATCTCTTGCCCAGCCCGGTGCAGCGCGCCGTGGCCGCCCGCGGGTGGAGCACGGTGGTCACGCACTCGTACCACATGGGTTGCTACGGCGCGTTTCCAGCGGTGCGGACCGCGGTGGGCCTGCTCGCGGCGGGCCAGCTCGGGGATCCGCCCAAGACGCGCGTGGACCTGGTGCACGCCGAGGCGGCGTCGCTGCACCTCGATCCCACGCTGGCCACGCCGGGAAATCTCGTCACCTCCACCCTCTTCGGCGACGGCTTCATCACCTACTCGGCGCTCACCGAGGCCCACGCCCGCGCGAACGGCGTGCACGGGCTGCGCGTGGTGGCCATGCACGAGTCGCTGATCCCCGACTCCGCCGAGGACATGAAGCTCACGCCCGGTCCGCACCAGTTCGACATGCACCTCTCGCTGCGGGTGCCCATCAAGATCCGCGACGGCATCCTGCCCTTCGTGCGTGAGCTCTGCCGCAAGGGAGGCCGCGACTTCGACGCGGAGCGCGAGCAGTTCACCTTCGCCATCCACGCGGGCGGCACCAAGATCTTGCAGGTGGCGGCCGAGGCGCTCGGCGTCGATTTGGCGCGGATGGAGCACGGGACGCGCGTGTTGCGCGAGCACGGCAACATGGCCTCGGCGACGGTGCCGTACATCTGGAATGACGTCGTGAATGACGCCCGCATCGCGCCGGGCACGCCGGTGATCAGCGCGTCGTTCGGGCCCGGGCTGACCGTGACCGGCGCGCTCCTCGAGAAGATCTAG